AAGACACAGAGCAAAACTGCCCAGATCTTGTACAGGCAGTAAAGGATTGACCCCTTCAGACCAAGCCAGTTAAAGTGAGTCTTTTGTACTTAAGTGACTACCAGGATTGGTCTTAGGCACTTAGGAAAATGTAGAGTCTGTTAAATAGCTAATAAATGTAGGATCTGTTAAATATCTGACACAGCTAATATAACTTGTGCTTATACACATCTGTTAGAATGAATTGGAACATCTTGCTGTTCAGGTTGTAAGCTACACAAATCACCCGTTGCCTAGATTCAGTTTCCATGCGCCTTAAAACTTGAATATTTAGgtatttgtttataaaaatacaacttattGTAACTCAGAGTGTAAGGATCCATGAGCCAACTGTGCAATGGTTGTTAACAATCTAGGATggtgcaaggaaaaaaattaacagccaaatataagaaaagagatttggGGCTGTTGGATTCAGCAAGGAATGAGCATGGCTTGATTCAGTAAAAGATCATTTTTCTAAAGATTAGTGCCTCATTCAATATGTCTCTTCTCAATCTCCTGCCTCTTTTTTTAATGCCTCTTTCTACACATATATTTGCACATAATCTTAGAATATGATTCTGTACACATATCACTTATAAAATACTTGTGCAATATAGTAAGACCAACTGGAATGGATGGTTTAAAAAGCAAAGTATAAAGAGCACATCACTGAAGATTACTTTGTATTTCTATGATGAAGAGCAATTTTTTGTTAGATTAAGATAGAAGGCATTGGTTGGAATTATCTTTGCAGAAAAATATTCGGTGAGTCATGGAATCAAGGAGTCAGTTTCAAAGGACCTTAGAGGTTATCTGGTCCAACATCttcagaggaaactgaggcttagaggggGGAATTAATCTCTCCAAGGCAAAGCAGTTAGGACCAGAATCCAGGTCTCTTCACCGCCCCCCTGCCCCACATGTATCCTTCCATTTGAACAGCTGTCTCCTTGATAGAccacaaaaaaactttttattagaCCACAAAAAAACTTAATTCAGATAAACCGTGCTAATTGATCATAGAATTAAAGTCTTTGCTTAATGAGTGGCTAATTGGTGTTTTTTAGGGGTTTAGTTCAAGTCCTTAGCTGTCACATTTTTCCATATGTATTATACAAAATTATATGTCAAAAGCAGATTACTTTTATGTTTAGGTTTTCAGACTATAAGAGTGACTGATACATATCTTCTCTATTCTTAGACAAGAATAGACTATGTTAGGAAAGATTTAGTCTGCATTGGCTTTGAGAGTGACTGTCTTTGGTTAATGCCTCTCAAGGTAGATTATATTCCTCGGCCTTTCAGAAGTTGTGCGTACTTTTGCAGGTCATTCTTTTATGTGAATTCATATAAGATTCAGCATAATGTGAATCTTAAACTActgatatgtttcttttttttgccttcttaCATGCAGTGTTGTTCATTGCAAGTCAAACAGACTTGATCTGTCCTTTCCAAAAGAGGATTGTTACTATGAACTAAACCTTTAGTGGAAATGGTTGTCTAGAacaatgcttctcaaacttcagtgtgcaaTTGAATCATTTGGGGATCTtagtaaaatgcagattctgatgctTAAGATTCTGCAAACGGAATTTTCAAACACTGCCCAGGTGATGCCTATGCAGTTGGTTCTCAGACAGTTAAAGTATCGAGGATTTAGGCGACTGAATGAGCTTGGACAACTTTCCCACACGCTTCCCTTACTCACATGATATTgtttatatattagaaaaatggAGCTTCGTATCTATTGCTTTTGCCATTCTCAAAACATTGGCAATGTGTTCACTTTCAAACAGGAGGGGGACCTCTGAGTCCAGTTGCTATCAATATGGGATAGTTGGGGTGGAATATTTAACTCCCAGAGGTGAGCTCAAGTTCTCTCTGTCCAGCTAGTAAATGGACATATAGAATAGATTTACCTTCAAGTGAAGGGAAAAATAGAAGGGGGCTGTTAGATGAGTCACGGATGCGCCTTTTAAAATGAGGATCCCAGCTTTGACTTCTTTCAGGAAGCCTGGCACTGGAATTGACCGGGAGATTCTCACTACCTTACTCTGACCTTTGGAGCTATTCCTATTGCTCTGGGAAGCAAATACCTAGTTTCCCAGAGCTTTTATTTGGACACTTCTGATATGAGCCGTTTCTGCCTCTGCCAAGATTTTGCAATTGAATTTACTTCAGAGAGACACTAACTCCTGGctttgcttaaaatttttttgtggccCAAGATTTCTCACAAAAGCAAAACCTCTCTCTTTTAAACAGCTGTTAGAAATCGTCGCTCTCCCTTTTTATGGTAGCTTTAGGAAGATTCACCCATTGATGAACAGGAGTCCCAGAGGAGCCTGAAACTCAAAGGAGAAATAATTTCTGGTCTGTGGAGAATCCTAAATCCCTAGGTTGGTGGTGGCGGTAGCAGTTGTTTAAAGTGTCCTGGAGATCAAAAGAATCAGATAAACTATACTATATTGTGTTGAAAACTGAATTTTGTCATTCACTTCATATTTCACAGTGGGCTTTGGGTTCGTATGGCATTTTACTCCACAAACGGGAACTTTATATACTACTACGTACTGTAAATACACATTATAACCTTGCAGCAGAAAATACTGTACCCACTGAATATATAAACAGCTGTACTGGGAAGATAGAAAATACTCTTTTATTTTACCTAAGTCATAGAAAAATAGTCttcaaaaatacagttaaacTTATGGGTTTATATTAAAGTAGAATTTGTATGTACAGTAAGGCAGTAATTCCATTAGCATCctgctgtggttttcttttcaagTTAGTCtttagggaaatttttttttaactaaggaAAGACTAAGGTGTATAACAAATTATCTATCATGCTGAAATGAAGCAGGAAAACATCCTAAAGGGATTCACATGAAATTCATTTGCCCCTTGtgtaagaaaatttttatttccaaactATATTTTATAGAGGCTTTAGAGTAGAATTTAGGGGGAAAATCCATGCTTAACATATCTaaactattttaagaaaaaattggaGGCATTATTTCTTAACTTGCATATCAGCAATGTGTCAGTAAGGTATAGGAACTTATGTAAACAATTTGTTCTGGAATGCATTCTTTCTTTAAATGGTTATATTTGGGTAATCCTAATAAAATGGATGAGGAGTGTAAAGGTTATGCAATTGTTTTTCAAAAGCAATTTTCATGGCATTTTCCTATGTGGAAAATTTTCCTTTGTCATCTTTCTATGGTAAACAATTTGGACAATTTCATTTCCGTCTGTCCCATGCCAAATCATGAAAGCCTTTTCCAGAGGATATACCTATTGGCATTGTCCCTCAAGAATACTAAGCAGtgtgcttttatttcattgaacacaTAGTTTTATAACTAACAGCAAAAAGTACATCTACAAATCACAGTTAGGAAACATAATGATTTGTTCTGGAATCAGCTGCTGGAGAAAGAGGCAAGTGGTTAAAAATGGAGCATGAAAGGAGCTGGGAGCTTTAGTAGTGTCAGTCTGACTACATTCTTGAGCATTTCACGTACTCTGTAGTGTTACctgaagaaaaatcacattttaaccAATCATTCCATTAGTCAAGCTATCAGTGAAAGGAGTGTGTAAAACATGCGGGATCCAGGTAATCCAAACCACCCAGCTGGAGCCTGCACTTGCTTGATGTTGCAGTGAAGTTGGCCAGGGCTTTCTCAGCTTGATTCTGTTCAAGTGATGGTGGGGCCTCTTTGGCTGATTCTTCAAAGCAAGCTACGTTTTTAGAATGTGGATCTGGCACCAACACCAGGATGTTGTTATCCATGACCCCGGACACCTTGGCATACTCCTTATTGTTCTCAGGAGTCCCGGGCTTCTTGGGCTGGCTGCTgttctctctctgttttggtagcaatGACAATGCACCATCTTTGTTGACCTTGTGAATCTCCACATAATCCAAGGGTTTAGCGGAGCCAAAGGGGGTTTTCTCCTGGGGCAGCAGCCAGGGCGTATCCTGGTCAGTCTTGGAATGGAAGCTTTCTACCTCCCTCTGCTGGGTTGCCTTTCCCTCCTCTCTAGACTTAATGGTTTGAGAGGATTTTAAAGCATCTTTACCTGCTTCATTCAACAGAGTGGCCGGTGCACCTGCAGGGCCCACAGCCAGCTCACACACATCAGTAATATTGTGGTAAGAGGATCTGGGGTTGTGCTGGCTGGGCTGTGGTAAGGGCCATGTTGAACATTTGGATCCACCAGCATGAAAATAGGGGATTTTGCCTTCCGTGCTTATGCACTGGGGGTCCCAGGTGTGGGTTGTTTCAGGATTCTCTGGCTTCTCAATGACCTCAGGATCATAGAATGTGGAGGGATTGGCCTGGGGTTCCTCACACTTTTCAGACAAAAGGGAAGGGCTGTCACAGCTCCCCCGGCCTGAGTCAGTGTCAGGATCCAGGTATGTGGGTTTCATACCTTGACTTGGGTGTTCTTTTGAATGGACTGACATTAGATGCTGGTCCTCACTATCATCTACTTCTAAATACTCCACCAGCAAGTCCTCATAGTCAGAAGTGGGAGGAAAGTCTTGGCATCCCAAGGCACTCAGTAGTTCTTCAGACTTGCCCTTCTATTAAAACACAGACACAAGAAGAGATGGCTGTTAGCTTCATAACATTCCAAATCAGCATCCCTGCTAAGTGGTGCTGTTCATTGCCACGAGCAGGTGGGAAGATCTCAAACTTCAGACATTTGTGTGCCAGGCCATCTAGAATCACCTTCTGGATACTattcagcagatttttttttttaaagtcaactcAGGATATTTAACGTAGTCTCTCTCCAAGCAATAATAATCATGAGTTTAATGGGCAAgtagtatatacacatacaataatAAACAGATAACTATAAAATGAAGGTTTGTGAAACTTCTAAACCCACAGTGCTTATGCATGCATCTGACACTGCGGCCCACTGGCAGAGGTGTGGTTGCTGGCCTGCTAACTTCCTCTATCACTTTCTAGAGTCTAGCAATAGTAAGTGGATTCTTGTCTTTTCCTTCTGTGGTtcatcttccttctctccttcctcttcttatttccccttcccttctcctccctcttcctaaTCTACTGTTTTCTTCTACTCTACTTCCTCTCCCTCGTTCTCTTCTCCCCCTTCCTCACCCTATTCCATATTTCCCCCCTTCCTATAATTCTCCCTCCTTGTATCCTTCCTTTCCCCCTCCTatttcctcctgcctcctcctctcactcttgcctcttttttttttttttttgagacagagtctcgctctgttgcccaggctggagtgcagtggcatgatctcggctcactgcaagctccacctcctgggttcacgccattctcctgcctcagcctcccgagtagctgggacaacaggcgcccaccaccacgcctggctaattttttacatttttagtagagacagggtttcaccatgttagccaggatggtcttgatctcctgacctcgtgatccgcccgcctccgccttccaaagtgctgggattacaggcgtgagccaccacgcctggcctcttttttcttATCCTCTGACTTGGGTCAGGTACTGACCTAGGTCTTGGCTTTATCACTTATTATAGggtatgtgactttggacaagctgctctctgaacctcagcttttccatttttaaaaggtagaaaataatattaatactacCCATCTGGGAGGGTTCTTTTGAGGATTAGAGGTAATATCATTAAGAATACTAACacatatttttgagacaaaagtAGCTATTTTATCATTAAGTCTCTGTGGCTAGCAGGTTAAATTGTGAGCTGGACAGTAACTAATTTAGTTTGCTGAGACATTCATGCTGGTTCTATCAGGCCAATGCTACACTGGATAGTGGAGGAAGAGCACTGGGTCAGGAGCCgggactcctgggctctagtCCCTGCTTCGATATTTGCAACCAAAGTGAACACAGACAAGCCAGATTATCCAGGACTCAATTCTTCTATTCTTACACTGTCAGACCCAGAGcagctgggtcaagtggtatttgcCTTAATGTACAGCTAGTTGCTTTTATATATGTCAGTGTTAAGCTTAAAAGCCAAACTGAAACTATTTATTTCAAtttggagaaaaatttaaaaatgttctaacctctcttttcattcaAAACACTCATCATTTAATTCCCTCTTGAATCAGCCCAAATGGGCCCTGGCAAACAGATGGCCCCACTGTACTCATCTGGTCTCAACTGAGTGCCCAAAGTGAGAGATAATGGCAATGGGATATTCTGTTACTATGGCTTTATGTAAAGAACATTCAAGTAGAAGCTTTTACCAATGTATGAT
The sequence above is a segment of the Gorilla gorilla gorilla isolate KB3781 chromosome 19, NHGRI_mGorGor1-v2.1_pri, whole genome shotgun sequence genome. Coding sequences within it:
- the PRLR gene encoding prolactin receptor, which encodes MKENVASATIFILLLFLNTCLLNGQLPPGKPEIFKCRSPNKETFTCWWRPGTDGGLPTNYSLTYHREGETLMHECPDYITGGPNSCHFGKQYTSMWRTYIMMVNATNQMGSSFSDELYVDVTYIVQPDPPLELAVEVKKPEDRKPYLWIKWSPPTLIDLKTGWFTLLYEIRLKPEKAAEWEIHFAGQQTEFKILSLHPGQKYLVQVRCKPDHGYWSAWSPETFIQIPSDFTMNDTTVWISVAVLSAVICLIIVWAVALKGYSMVTCIFPPVPGPKIKGFDAHLLEKGKSEELLSALGCQDFPPTSDYEDLLVEYLEVDDSEDQHLMSVHSKEHPSQGMKPTYLDPDTDSGRGSCDSPSLLSEKCEEPQANPSTFYDPEVIEKPENPETTHTWDPQCISTEGKIPYFHAGGSKCSTWPLPQPSQHNPRSSYHNITDVCELAVGPAGAPATLLNEAGKDALKSSQTIKSREEGKATQQREVESFHSKTDQDTPWLLPQEKTPFGSAKPLDYVEIHKVNKDGALSLLPKQRENSSQPKKPGTPENNKEYAKVSGVMDNNILVLVPDPHSKNVACFEESAKEAPPSLEQNQAEKALANFTATSSKCRLQLGGLDYLDPACFTHSFH